From one Anopheles cruzii chromosome 3, idAnoCruzAS_RS32_06, whole genome shotgun sequence genomic stretch:
- the LOC128271951 gene encoding 1-acyl-sn-glycerol-3-phosphate acyltransferase alpha-like: MTTSNGELLGLAFMAFFIITLSSTARYYFKFFCFIXLSLICAVGPVPIMLLRPRDYRNALIPAYLCVGFGKMLGASFTVRGKENVHRNHGGVVLMNHQSALDLIVLAELWPIMGRSTVVAKKEVLYLFPFGTACWLWGTLFIDRKNRDSARNVINKEAKAINEKQAKLLFFPEGTRGSGDRLLAFKKGSFHVAVESQGYIQPVVISKYHFLKSNAKIFDRGQNIIKILPEISCAGLTKDDIPELMEQVQKIMQKEYELLSEESLAINNLSEVH; the protein is encoded by the exons ATGACCACATCGAACGGTGAGCTGCTCGGGTTGGCTTTTATGGCGTTCTTCATTATAACGCTGTCGTCGACGGCCCGATACTACTTCAAGTTCTTCTGCTTCATC NNNCTCTCGCTGATATGCGCCGTAGGACCCGTTCCGATTATGCTGCTTCGGCCACGCGACTACCGAAATGCGCT AATTCCGGCGTACCTGTGTGTGGGCTTCGGCAAGATGCTCGGCGCATCGTTCACGGTGCGCGGCAAGGAAAACGTCCACCGGAACCACGGCGGAGTCGTGTTAATGAACCACCAGAGCGCCCTCGACTTGATCG TACTGGCCGAACTGTGGCCAATAATGGGACGctcgacggtggtggcgaaaaaGGAGGTTCTGTACCTGTTCCCGTTCGGCACGGCCTGCTGGCTCTGGGGCACCCTGTTTATCGATCGGAAGAACCGTGATTCAGCAAGGAATGTTATCAACAAAGAGGCGAAAGCCATCAACGAGAAACAG GCGAAGCTACTGTTCTTCCCGGAGGGCACCCGGGGCAGCGGTGACCGGCTGTTGGCGTTCAAGAAAGGATCCTTCCACGTTGCCGTCGAATCGCAGGGCTACATTCAGCCGGTGGTCATTTCGAAGTATCATTTCCTCAAATCCAATGCCAAGATTTTCGATCGAG GGCAAAACATTATCAAAATTCTGCCGGAAATTTCGTGCGCCGGGCTGACGAAGGACGACATTCCGGAGCTGATGGAGCaggtgcagaaaataatgcaGAAGGAGTACGAACTTCTCTCGGAGGAGTCGCTGGCTATCAACAACCTGAGTGAGGTGCACTAG